In Rhineura floridana isolate rRhiFlo1 chromosome 12, rRhiFlo1.hap2, whole genome shotgun sequence, a single window of DNA contains:
- the LOC133368667 gene encoding transmembrane protein 45B-like yields the protein MPSFAGNTLRGSFFLMLGLWWSIKYPIKYILQKLNSDNPPSRWNQCMDIIEGTAKAFFALGGILAEQFVPDGPHLSLYDNKTQDWVQLMHWQHMTMYLFYGFSGVVDVLIYTPLKLPVGLDRLLVALALFAEGFLFHFHDYKDAILTEHLYSLMNIAIFGAALCALLEVFQRDHTLLQLFRASLFILQGSWFWQIGFVLYPPWGGPGWNQEDYRNKNFLTMCFFWHYAVGLLVMAVNGFVGHRCSRGCGVNYGNFDVELDLTCCLWKKNRTPDPVLLPDNSSEEK from the exons ATGCCAAGTTTCGCTGGCAACACCCTTCGTGGGAGCTTCTTCCTGATGCTTGGCTTGTGGTGGTCCATCAAATACCCAATAAAGTACATTCTTCAAAAGCTGAATTCAGACAACCCTCCCAGCCGATGGAATCAGTGTATGGATATTATCGAAGGGACAGCCAAAGCATTCTTTGCTCTAGGAG GGATACTGGCTGAGCAGTTTGTCCCTGATGGACCCCACCTTTCTCTCTATGATAACAAGACCCAAGACTGGGTGCAGCTGATGCACTGGCAGCATATGACCATGTACCTGTTCTATGGCTTTTCTGGCGTGGTGGATGTTCTCATATATACACCACTCAAGTTGCCTGTGGGGTTAGATCGCCTCCTGGTGGCTCTGGCATTGTTTGCAGAAG GCTTCCTGTTCCATTTCCATGACTATAAGGATGCCATATTGACAGAACACCTCTACTCTCTCATGAATATCGCTATATTTGGAGCTGCCCTTTGTGCCTTGCTAGAAGTGTTCCAACGAGATCATACCCTCCTGCAGCTCTTCAGAGCCAGCCTTTTCATTCTCCAAGGATCCTGGTTTTGGCAG ATTGGATTTGTCCTGTATCCACCATGGGGAGGTCCAGGCTGGAATCAAGAGGACTACAGAAATAAGAACTTCCTAACCATGTGTTTCTTTTGGCACTATGCAGTTGGTCTTCTAGTGATGGCAGTCAACGGCTTTGTTGGTCACCG CTGCAGTCGTGGGTGTGGAGTCAACTATGGAAATTTTGACGTGGAACTTGACTTGACATGTTGCCTCTGGAAGAAGAATCGAACCCCGGATCCTGTCCTCCTACCAGACAACAGTTcagaagaaaaatga